The following coding sequences lie in one Rutidosis leptorrhynchoides isolate AG116_Rl617_1_P2 chromosome 6, CSIRO_AGI_Rlap_v1, whole genome shotgun sequence genomic window:
- the LOC139852687 gene encoding uncharacterized protein codes for MADSIKITSDASSNSSQLNPPSRIVCRVCQKQFSQYTCPRCNTRYCSLPCYKSHSLRCTESFMKDNVMGEMQHLEPGDETKQKMLDILKRFHSEEEEADNSDDDDDDDDDDLADSALSEETIQKIMSGVQISSEDLSTDEKKRFQRAVASGELSKFIQPWDPWWSKPSAKTISLSQKGTQLIQPITPHEPDPSDPARDIPPGPETALPPVNSLTSTEPSPLLAIHLVDILYSYCFTLRLYNGDWESDPIGPTMLVLNISKVLGQNGQPQTIFEALSYCLEMGGPQFGLGVIEDVVSLLSLGGDALICGLCDLNRMMKAALKEVKMEKARDVNKIEMKGKLKSGERKVYFLMCWVHEQPHEAWSSLAGLVMAEKNAMAAYIGNRNDGRRDESKVGNKGKVMIEEVV; via the exons ATGGCAGACTCAATAAAGATTACGTCAGATGCATCATCAAATTCATCGCAACTGAATCCTCCATCTCGTATTGTCTGTCGAGT ATGCCAGAAACAGTTTTCGCAATATACATGTCCGCGGTGTAATACACGATATTGTTCACTTCCATGTTACAAG TCTCATAGTCTAAGGTGTACGGAATCGTTTATGAAAGATAATGTAATGGGGGAGATGCAGCACTTGGAACCTGGTGATGAAACTAAGCAGAAAATGCTTGATATACTTAAACGGTTTCATTCAGAGGAAGAAGAGGCTGATAattcagatgatgatgatgatgatgatgatgat GACTTGGCAGATTCAGCCTTATCAGAAGAAACCATTCAAAAGATCATGTCCG GAGTTCAAATCAGCTCTGAAGATTTATCGACCGACGAAAAGAAACGTTTTCAACGAGCAGTGGCTTCTGGAGAGCTAAGCAAATTTATTCAACCATGGGACCCATGGTGGTCAAAGCCCTCGGCTAAAACAATATCTCTCAGCCAAAAAGGAACCCAACTCATTCAACCCATAACACCACACGAACCAGACCCATCAGACCCAGCCCGTGACATTCCGCCAGGCCCTGAAACCGCATTGCCACCTGTCAACAGTCTTACATCAACCGAACCATCCCCACTTTTAGCTATTCATCTGGTTGATATCTTATATAGCTACTGTTTCACACTTAGGCTATACAATGGAGACTGGGAATCAGACCCCATAGGACCAACCATGTTGGTTTTAAACATATCAAAAGTTTTGGGTCAAAATGGTCAACCCCAGACCATTTTCGAAGCCCTGTCATACTGTTTGGAAATGGGCGGGCCTCAATTCGGGCTGGGGGTAATTGAAGATGTTGTAAGTTTGTTGTCTCTTGGAGGTGATGCTTTGATTTGCGGGCTTTGTGATCTGAACAGGATGATGAAAGCGGCTTTAAAAGAAGTGAAGATGGAAAAGGCGCGTGATGTGAATAAGATTGAAATGAAAGGGAAGTTAAAGTCGGGTGAGAGGAAAGTTTATTTTTTGATGTGTTGGGTGCATGAGCAGCCACACGAGGCTTGGTCATCGTTGGCTGGACTGGTGATGGCCGAGAAGAACGCAATGGCGGCTTATATAGGTAATAGAAATGATGGTCGGAGAGACGAATCGAAGGTGGGAAACAAGGGGAAGGTTATGATCGAAGAGGTCGTGTAA
- the LOC139854988 gene encoding aluminum-activated malate transporter 10-like has product MASKTVFGWSIAIADNKSLQILEPHKHESKSMGLCDILAVNPLVIRVKRFLKKAWDIGVDDPRRMIHGFKVALAMTLISTFYYIKPLYDSFGGNNAVWAVMTVVVVFEYTAGATLYKGLNRIGATLLAGCLAASVCVVAKKTPGHRFEPVIMGVSLFVISAVVTFSRFIPEVKARHDYGCMIFILTYGLVLVSWYDDHDVHPVIQLIIVTNERISTIIFGSCLCIIVSMFVFPVWAGTELHNLISSNINKLANSLESCVSEYFSESDEESKKKLEDYKRVLNSKASEESMSTFARWEPAYGKFSFRHPWKMYVKIGASLRSCAYCIETLVSRMDSKTQVPETIRNHVSTSCLRLSSCSSDVLRELSTTVSSMTQSTQMDSAVKEMEKAIHALRNDVESLPDLMQSHTNDELLKVIPLVTFISLLIEIASRIGNVVKVVEEFAEVAKFKQAKDE; this is encoded by the exons ATGGCTAGCAAAACGGTATTTGGATGGAGTATAGCAATTGCTGATAATAAATCATTACAGATCTTGGAGCCCCATAAACATGAGTCAAAATCTATGGGACTGTGTGATATATTAGCCGTTAACCCTTTGGTTATAAGGGTCAAAAGGTTCTTGAAAAAGGCATGGGATATAGGTGTAGATGACCCTCGAAGAATGATTCATGGTTTTAAAGTTGCGCTAGCGATGACGCTTATTTCAACATTTTACTATATAAAACCTTTGTACGATTCTTTTGGTGGAAATAATGCAGTGTGGGCTGTTATGACTGTTGTTGTCGTCTTCGAGTACACTGCTG GTGCAACTCTTTACAAGGGTTTAAACAGAATCGGCGCAACTTTGCTTGCAGGATGTCTTGCGGCAAGCgtatgtgtggttgccaagaaaacaCCAGGACATAGATTTGAGCCGGTTATCATGGGAGTATCTCTTTTTGTCATAT CTGCGGTTGTAACTTTTTCAAGATTTATTCCAGAAGTAAAAGCTCGGCATGACTATGGATGCATGATCTTCATCCTCACTTATGGTCTGGTTTTAGTCTCGTGGTACGATGATCATGATGTTCATCCTGTGATACAACTGATAATTGTAACGAATGAAAGGATATCGACGATTATCTTTGGGAGTTGTTTGTGCATCATCGTTAGTATGTTCGTGTTTCCTGTTTGGGCTGGTACAGAGCTCCATAATCTCATCTCTTCTAACATAAATAAGCTTGCGAATTCTCTAGAAT CTTGTGTATCCGAATATTTTAGTGAAAGTGATGAAGAATCCAAGAAAAAACTTGAAGATTATAAACGTGTTTTGAACTCGAAAGCCTCTGAAGAATCTATG TCGACCTTTGCTAGATGGGAGCCTGCATATGGGAAATTCAGTTTCAGGCATCCATGGAAGATGTATGTCAAAATAGGCGCATCATTACGAAGTTGTGCTTATTGCATTGAAACTCTCGTAAGTCGTATGGATTCAAAAACTCAG GTTCCGGAGACTATAAGGAATCATGTTAGTACATCATGCCTAAGACTAAGCTCATGCTCATCGGATGTTTTAAGAGAACTATCAACAACCGTATCTTCAATGACACAATCAACCCAAATGGATAGCGCCGTTAAAGAAATGGAGAAAGCCATTCATGCGTTGCGAAACGACGTAGAATCCCTTCCCGATCTGATGCAATCACACACGAATGATGAACTACTAAAAGTCATCCCACTAGTCACTTTCATATCCTTGTTGATTGAAATTGCTTCAAGGATAGGCAACGTCGTAAAAGTAGTCGAAGAATTCGCAGAAGTCGCTAAATTTAAACAGGCAAAAGATGAATGA
- the LOC139854987 gene encoding aluminum-activated malate transporter 10-like, with protein MDHENRVEWNIDVGDKSLQILEPKNESILMRLRDKLKALFIRVRRFLKKTWDLGVDDPRRVYHCLKVGLALTLVSFFYYIRPLYDGFGGNAMWALMTVVVVFEYTVGGTLYKCLNRICATFLAGFLALGVNWVAAQSGHRFEPVIMGISLFVIASVTTYSRFIPLVKARYDYGCTIFILTYGLVLVSGYRVENLMDEAMQRLSTIILGTCLCIVISMLVFPVWAGMELHILISSNLNKLANSLDSCVYEYFSDGDEESKNKIEDYRCVLNSKASEESMSDFARWEPAHGEFSFRYPWKIYIKIGSSSRSCAYCIETLISRLDSKNRVPETIRHHVSASCLRLSLSTSDVIRKLSTSVFSMTRSTQMDRAVIEMKNAVQQLQNDVKSLPDLLIRSHTKHELLELIPMVTFISLLIEIASKIGSIIKVVEELAQVAKFRHTEDEREIQNTLAATKIANKEENMKVLQINV; from the exons ATGGATCATGAAAACAGAGTTGAATGGAATATAGATGTTGGTGATAAATCATTACAAATATTGGAGCCCAAGAATGAGTCCATATTGATGAGACTACGCGATAAGTTAAAGGCTTTGTTTATAAGGGTCAGACGGTTTTTGAAAAAGACATGGGATTTAGGGGTCGATGACCCTCGAAGAGTCTATCATTGCCTTAAAGTTGGGCTAGCTTTGACGCTTGTATCATTCTTTTACTACATAAGGCCTTTATATGATGGTTTTGGTGGAAATGCAATGTGGGCTCTTATGACTGTTGTTGTCGTCTTCGAGTACACAGTTG GTGGAACTCTGTACAAGTGCTTAAACAGAATTTGTGCCACTTTTCTGGCTGGATTTCTTGCACTAGGGGTAAATTGGGTTGCTGCCCAATCGGGTCATAGATTTGAGCCAGTTATCATGGGCATATCTCTTTTCGTCATAG CTTCGGTTACAACTTATTCTAGATTTATTCCACTAGTAAAAGCTCGGTATGACTATGGATGCACCATCTTCATCCTCACTTATGGTCTGGTTTTAGTCTCGGGGTATCGTGTTGAGAATCTTATGGATGAGGCCATGCAAAGGCTATCGACAATAATCTTAGGGACTTGTTTGTGCATCGTCATTAGTATGCTGGTGTTTCCCGTTTGGGCGGGCATGGAGCTCCATATTCTCATCTCTTCTAACTTGAATAAGCTTGCAAATTCTCTAGATT CTTGTGTATACGAATATTTCAGCGATGGTGATGAAGAATCCAAGAACAAAATCGAAGATTATAGATGTGTTCTGAACTCAAAAGCTTCTGAAGAATCTATG TCTGACTTTGCTAGATGGGAGCCTGCACATGGAGAATTCAGTTTCAGGTATCCATGGAAGATTTATATCAAAATAGGCTCATCATCACGAAGTTGTGCTTATTGCATTGAAACACTCATAAGTCGTTTAGATTCGAAAAATCGG GTTCCTGAGACGATAAGGCATCATGTTAGTGCATCATGCTTAAGACTAAGCTTAAGCACGTCGGATGTTATAAGAAAACTATCAACAAGTGTATTTTCAATGACACGATCAACTCAAATGGATCGTGCCGTTATTGAAATGAAAAACGCCGTCCAGCAGTTGCAAAATGACGTAAAATCCCTTCCTGATCTATTGATTCGGTCACACACGAAACATGAATTGCTAGAACTCATCCCAATGGTAACTTTCATTTCTTTGCTGATTGAAATTGCTTCAAAAATAGGCAGCATCATAAAAGTAGTCGAAGAATTGGCACAAGTGGCTAAATTCAGACACACAGAAGATGAAAGAGAGATCCAAAACACTCTGGCTGCTACCAAGATCGCGAATAAAGAAGAAAATATGAAGGTCCTCCAAATAAATGTCTGA